A window of Exiguobacterium sp. Helios genomic DNA:
CGTCTGCTGCCTGACGGAAAAAATAACCCGGAACGAATTGGCCAAGTGGTGCCGTTTCCGCATCATAGACGTGATTAAAGACTACATCCATCACGACACGAATGCCCCGGTCATGCAAGGCTTGAATCAAGGCTTTTAATTCACGGATTCGCGCTGCCGGATCATCCGGATTCGACGAATAGGATCCTTCCGGCGCAAAATAATTGACGGGATCGTATCCCCAGTTGTAGTTATCCGGATCGTTCGGTGCGGCTTCATTCACTGAACCGAAATCATAAATCGGAAGCAATTGGACATGTGTCACACCTAAATCCGTCAGGTAATCAAGACCTGTCAATCCGCCTGATGGTGTTCGTGTCCCGGCTTCCGTCAATCCGCGGAACGTTCCCCGCTCGATGACCCCACTCGCCGAATGGCTCGTCGCGTCCCGAACGTGTAATTCATAGATGACGGCATCTTGTGACGAATGGAAGAGAGGGCGTTCTTCAATCCAACGCTCGGGTTGAGTGGTGGACGGATCGATTAATGCTCCCCGTTTACCGTTTGTCCCGACTGCTTTTGCATACGGATCGACCGCTTCGACTTTCTGTCCGTTGATGCTGGCTTGAAACGTATAAAAGTAACCTTCATACACAGCACGATCCAGTTCGACGACGAATGTCCCCTGCTGATCCGCCGCCAATTCAAGTTCTTCAACTTTCCTTGCCCGCAATGTCCGGTACAAACGAATCACGACACGTTCAGCCGTCGGTGCCCATAAACGGACCCGTATCGTTTTTTCATCAAATGTTGCTCCTAAATCTGATCCTTTATAGGCATACCGCTCATCCAGCTCTTCTGGTGTGAGCGTCAACATATCTGCTGTTTGTTTCAAAGCCATGCACCCCTTTCATTTCATGGTTTTCATTATAACAAAATTTCATACAGATGAACGATTCGACTGTTTCTCTTCCATTTTCTTTTGCCGAAACTTCGACACGAAGTCAAAGCATCTGCGGACAAATATGTTAAAATGGTTGTGGAACGAAAGGGGAGATTCTTATGGCAGCAAAAGACAATTCATTTGATATCGTGTCACAAATCAACATCGAGGAAGTCAAAAACGCGATGCAGGTCGCTTTAAAGGAAATCACGAACCGCTTTGATTTCAAAGGATCAAAAAGCGACATGAAACTCGAGAAAGAAGATTTGATTCTGATTTCAGATGATAATTTTAAACTCGATCAAGTCAAAGATGTCCTGACAGCGAAACTCATCAAGCGCGAAGTCCCGACGAAAAACCTGCAATACGAAAAAGTCGAGCAGGCAGCCGGAAACACGGTCCGTCAACGCGTCATTCTCAAAAGCGGCATCGATCGTGATGATGCTAAAAAAATCAACAATGCCGTCAAGGAATCCAAACTCAAAGTCAAAACTCAGATTCAAGACGATCAAATCCGTGTCACAGGCAAATCGCGCGATGACTTGCAACAAGTCATGCAAATCGTCCGCGAATTACCATTATCGGTCGACGTCCAGTTCCTCAATTTCCGTTAAGTACAAAAAACCCCTTACTCCGATTGGAGAAAGGGATTTTTTTTCATGCTTATTGCGCTGTATATCCACCATCAAGGATAACGCTTGCCCTTCATATTAATACCGGCTTAACCACTGGATT
This region includes:
- a CDS encoding YajQ family cyclic di-GMP-binding protein; translated protein: MAAKDNSFDIVSQINIEEVKNAMQVALKEITNRFDFKGSKSDMKLEKEDLILISDDNFKLDQVKDVLTAKLIKREVPTKNLQYEKVEQAAGNTVRQRVILKSGIDRDDAKKINNAVKESKLKVKTQIQDDQIRVTGKSRDDLQQVMQIVRELPLSVDVQFLNFR